In one Arachis duranensis cultivar V14167 chromosome 9, aradu.V14167.gnm2.J7QH, whole genome shotgun sequence genomic region, the following are encoded:
- the LOC107467829 gene encoding uncharacterized protein LOC107467829 translates to MAMAMQSGIGFSKILIIAGAGYTSTVLIKNGKLSDLIGELQLLVKGWEKSGDHSEGEGEYADAIAAQVRRLANEVRQLTSSRPITVLNGGSGESNLSSLVVPAAALGVVGYGYMWWKGISFSDLMYVTKRSMEKAVSDLTKKLQHASDVIADAKKHLTQRIQHLDDKMLKQNELARSIKDEVAGVRSTITNFHDDLGILHYTVGSLDERLATLSGMQDDANQGLAYLIDFVHGKTHKPPEFLQERLRISAKSRSVLTYQGAPSLMGLKDIAETMRSDLDRSASDGILSDGMDKLEHLRRPLLRAASTR, encoded by the exons ATGGCTATGGCTATGCAAAGCGGGATCGGCTTCTCCAAGATTCTCATCATAGCTGGAGCTG GCTACACCAGTACCGTCCTCATCAAGAACGGTAAACTTTCCGATTTAATTGGCGAGCTCCAG ttGTTGGTGAAGGGATGGGAAAAATCTGGCGATCACAGTGAAGGTGAAGGTGAATATGCTGATGCCATTGCTGCGCAG gtgcgtcgattggcaaatgaAGTTCGGCAGTTAACATCAAGCAGGCCAATTACAGTACTCAATGGGGGTTCTGGAGAAA GTAACTTATCTTCACTTGTGGTTCCAGCAGCTGCATTGGGTGTTGTGGGTTATGGTTACATGTGGTGGAAG GGAATCTCATTCTCAGATCTTATGTATGTCACTAAACGTAGTATGGAAAAAGCTGTTTCAGATTTGACAAAAAAGCTGCAGCATGCCTCAGATGTCATTGCT GATGCTAAGAAGCATTTGACACAGAGGATCCAACATTTGGATGACAAAATGCTCAAGCAGAATGAATTGGCACGGTCAATTAAGGATGAA GTTGCTGGGGTTCGAAGTACAATTACTAATTTCCATGATGACTTGGGAATCTTGCATTACACAGTGGGATCATTG GATGAAAGATTGGCTACACTAAGTGGCATGCAG GATGATGCAAATCAAGGTTTGGCGTACCTCATCGACTTCGTACATGGGAAAACCCACAAACCACCTGAATTCTTGCAG GAGCGGCTGAGGATTTCTGCAAAATCCCGTAGTGTTCTCACATATCAGGGAGCTCCAAGTCTGATG GGACTCAAAGACATTGCGGAAACAATGCGTAGTGATTTAGACAGGTCAGCCTCTGACGGTATCTTATCAGATGGCATGGATAAGCTAGAGCATCTGCGAAGGCCATTGCTGAG